A window of Caldalkalibacillus uzonensis contains these coding sequences:
- a CDS encoding IclR family transcriptional regulator, with translation MKETKGLINAVDRALRILDLFTDQQPELKLTEISKTLNLHKSTVHGLLRTLAYHGYISQNPETGKYRLGLKFLEKSDRVLHALDLRKIANPHLQKIANKYGESTHLVILEGGEAIYIDKIEGHLAIGMYSRISKRAPIYCTAVGKVLVSEKPEWELKEIAQNQNYIMHTKNTIKNADELLEEIRRVRELGYGMDDEELEIGLRCIAVPVRNNTGSIVAAISISGPTMRLSNKVLPEVVDSMKKAAAQISSELGYQRD, from the coding sequence GTGAAAGAAACAAAAGGACTCATTAATGCAGTTGACCGGGCATTACGAATTCTCGATTTATTTACTGATCAGCAGCCTGAATTAAAATTAACAGAGATCAGCAAAACGCTTAATTTGCACAAAAGTACTGTTCATGGTTTGTTACGTACCCTTGCTTATCATGGTTATATTTCCCAAAATCCAGAAACAGGAAAGTATCGCCTTGGACTTAAATTTTTGGAAAAGAGCGACAGAGTATTGCACGCGCTAGATCTCCGTAAAATTGCTAATCCCCATTTACAAAAAATTGCTAATAAATACGGTGAGAGTACCCACCTAGTGATTTTGGAGGGTGGAGAAGCCATCTATATTGATAAAATTGAAGGCCACCTGGCCATCGGCATGTATTCTCGAATCAGTAAACGGGCTCCCATTTATTGTACGGCAGTGGGAAAGGTTTTAGTTTCAGAAAAACCGGAATGGGAGCTTAAGGAGATTGCTCAAAACCAGAACTATATTATGCATACCAAGAATACAATTAAGAATGCAGATGAATTATTGGAAGAAATTAGACGCGTAAGAGAGTTAGGGTATGGCATGGATGATGAAGAGTTAGAGATTGGATTGCGGTGTATCGCTGTTCCTGTGCGCAATAATACGGGTTCCATCGTAGCTGCCATTAGTATCTCAGGTCCTACAATGCGTCTCAGTAACAAGGTACTCCCTGAAGTGGTCGATAGCATGAAAAAAGCCGCTGCCCAGATATCGTCAGAATTGGGTTACCAAAGAGATTAG